Part of the Acropora palmata chromosome 10, jaAcrPala1.3, whole genome shotgun sequence genome, GTCTGCAGGTCATATTTGGAGGCTCCAATATTCCAGTTCATCCTCATGTTTATAGTAATGGACACATTTGCTTGTCAATTCTTACTGATGATTGGTCTCCGGCTCTTTCGGTGGAGTCAGTGTGTCTTAGTATTGTCAGCATGCTCAGTAGCTGCCAAGAAAAGGTATGGACAGTGATTTGCAGGgattgagaagaaaaatattcAACTTGATAGAATTCTTTTTGgttcaatttcttttgtttcatttagtttctttttttattgctaAAAAGTCTGCAAAAATGTACGGTTTTCAGTTTGACTCTTAGAGACAGGACTGACTGTCTGTTCTTGATTTGGTGCCACCAACTACttcagggctgcaaataatttcctgGCTGGCGCCGGTCAAATTGTCCAGTCAGACCTATTTTTGCTTGGACATATCCTGTTTATAGCCGGACAAAcatcaataaattataataatattgaacctttaaatatttaaaacttgaaactctaaattttttccttaccaACTTAAACGACCGGAGAAATTGTCCGACCATCTAAGGATTTGACGGgacaaaacatatttttgaccagacattgtccgttgactggctgttatttgcagccctgtaCTTTGAAATGCAAATAGAATAGACCTACACCTCTCCCAGCCTACACcaacataatgagattcctgaCACTATGTACattgtcacaaagtgtctcctcAACACAGAGTTAAGCAGAACCTTAACCAACCAGTaactaaatagaaaaccagTACTTAATGAGGTTCCTCAGCTGAAAGGGACACCATATGGCTCAAATCTAATTTTTGCTGCCCCATGGGATGCATATAAGCTCAGCTTTTGTTCAAAATGACAGCTAGTCTTGCTAACTTTACTGCATAACAAGTGAAATATACTTGTGGTTGGTGCACATATATTTCTTGGTCACGAATAAACATTTGAGGTTGTTAGCACACTCTTATATAGAGCCAAGACggaaaataactattttattGCACAAGTTTGTGAACAAGTTGCTGAAAAATAGTCCTCGAAAAGCAGAAGCTGgaagtaaattattattaacctcAACATTGAagtcttcttcttcctctttttttcttttcatttcagaaACTTCCTCCAGATAATAACTGGTATGTAAAAACATGTAACAAAAATCCCAAGAAAACGAGATGGTGGTACCATGGTAAGGAACCATTAGTATTTTTTGAAACACATgttaatagaccattttacagttttgttttttttttgtttttttttttttattttattttacagttgtgtgcttagttgcaaAATCAGTCtccatgaaaatgaaatgaaaatggcaTGTTTTGAACAGTCTTTAAAGGGTATTAAAAGCACACTGCTACAATTTGTTCAGTTTCAAATAAAGTACAAAAGTGTTTGTCTGGTCACATTgatgtttttctctttgaatTTCACAAGATTATGTGGGAATGAGCAAATGACATGATTGTATGCATATATATGTATCAATTTCATGAAATCACTGAAAAGTGAAATGTCAGAAACTCTGTGTCATGAATGACTGACCAAATCTCCAGGACAAAAAGGATTTTGATTTTGGCTTATAAATGCTAATTGAATTCTGAAATAACCCAGCAGTTTATATTAAAGGGAATATCATGGATGTTGTAATGGTTTCTTCTCGGCATGCATTTTTATTGACATTGTGGAGTTTAAAATCACTGTCATACTGGTAATGTGAACCATGCATGGGGTTGGACAGCTGTTCAGTCTagaaaaatgcacaaaaaattGCTTGAATAAATCTGATTTCTCTCAAAAATGATCTCTTTGGGTGGTGGGTGTGCAAAATTGGCACATTTGATTAAGAGACGGCCTGAAATTAAAAACTCAAAATGACGGtgagccaataaaaattatactGTACAACACATCTCAGTGAAAAAGGCTCTCAGTCAATGAGCATTTATATCATCCAAGAGATGCagcgttttctttaagtttttaagtagctggagttttgtgaaaagtagacgGTTGTGGGTCCATCTCCTCAACATATTTAGACTggtgaagcaatgaaagtagccGGCGAAACCTGGCAGAGATGCTGGCCAACTTTGCTGGCTGCCGGCTCTTATATACAACCGTGGAGATGTGCCTTGTCCTTCTTTCATAGACTACAATAACATGCAAATTGTTTAGCATTACTTAACCAGTATTTTGCTCTGTTCTCTTGCAGATGACACTGTTTGacacaaaacaacatttaCCTTATACCGGGGGTTAGGGGCTTTTCCCATGCTGACTtggtttgtttcaaatttttggttgACTTTTATAGTTGGTTCCCAGATGGTTCTTAAGCAAGAAGTAGCCAGTAGTCAGcaatataatatttttttctgaggcATTCTGATATTAATTTGATTGCTGAAGGGTGGACGGTTGCATGCTCACACATAATTTtgtattaaatattattaaagtTAATAAAGGTGTCAAATTTTCACCGTAGGAAGATAATGAAGAGCCTTTAGCCTTTCTTCTCATGAAGTGTTGGGCGTTTACTCTGATTGAAGGCCAATGCTTGTAATGTCAGCTTCATTATCTatttacaatgaaaatttgacccttttcaACAATTGTTCAATACCAAATGTTCATGTTTGACTTCACAAACAACACATTatcacattttctttaaaaactatatCTTTCATATTTTACAAAATAGTTGATGAATAAATATTtatagttaataataattattattcatgtaACCCGAAGGCTGTTGGTGAGGCTCTGTTAAGGGAATTTGATAGTTGCTAATGATTAAATGTTTAAGCCATTCACTCCAAAGTGtgccattgacgagtaaaatcatctgacATTtctagacagagtaaaatctataagcgTCAGTGGTGCTCATGGGGTGAAAGGATTAAGATATGTCCTGGATTGCACTCAATTAGATGTATGCTGATGTGAGGAAGTTTACCCTTAGAGTTTGTGTTAAGttctagcaaaaaaaaataagcaataTAAGTCATAAAGTGTTCTCCTGACTCTATGCAAAGATGCAACGGTAACCCCAAACCTAACCAACAAAAAAAGCCAATTGACTGCCAATGCAATGTTAAGCTGATTTACCCTTAAACTTTA contains:
- the LOC141894723 gene encoding ubiquitin-conjugating enzyme E2 W-like, yielding MAAWQRRLQKELIEIQKKPPPGMHLDTDSVSSNLARWIIHVDGAPGTLYDGEKFQLEFKFGSRYPFESPEVIFGGSNIPVHPHVYSNGHICLSILTDDWSPALSVESVCLSIVSMLSSCQEKKLPPDNNWYVKTCNKNPKKTRWWYHDDTV